The Callospermophilus lateralis isolate mCalLat2 chromosome 3, mCalLat2.hap1, whole genome shotgun sequence genome has a segment encoding these proteins:
- the Coch gene encoding cochlin, with product MSAAWIIVLCLGICLMLLPEPAGSEGPVPIAITCFTRGLDIRKEKADVLCPGGCPPEEFSVFGNIVYASVSSICGAAIHRGVISISGGPVRIYSLPGRENYSSVDANGIQSQMLSRWSASFTVTKGKSGAQEATGQAVSTARPSTGKRLKKTPEKKTGNKDCKADIAFLIDGSFNIGQRRFNLQKNFVGKVALMLGIGTEGPHVGLVQASEHPKIEFYLKNFTSAKDVLFAIKEVGFRGGNSNTGKALKHTAQKFFTADNGVRKGIPKVVVVFIDGWPSDDIEEAGIVAREFGVNVFIVSVAKPIPEELGMVQDVAFVDKAVCRNNGFFSYHMPNWFGTTKYVKPLVQKLCTHEQMMCSKTCYNSVNIAFLIDGSSSVGDSNFRLMLEFVSNIAKTFEISDIGAKIAAVQFTYDQRTEFSFTDYNTKENILAVIRNIRYMSGGTATGDAISFTVRNVFGPVRDSPNKNFLVIVTDGQSYDDVRGPAAAAHDAGITIFSVGVAWAPLDDLKDMASKPKESHAFFTREFTGLEPIVSDIIRGICRDFLESQQ from the exons ATGTCTGCAGCCTGGATCATAGTTCTCTGTCTCG GTATCTGTCTGATGCTGCTGCCGGAACCCGCGGGCAGTGAGGGACCAG TTCCTATTGCTATCACATGCTTTACCAGAGGCTTGGACATCAGGAAAGAGAAAGCAGATGTCCTCTGCCCAGGTGGCTGCCCTCCTGAGGAATTCTCTGTGTTTGGGAACATAGTTTATGCTTCTGTATCAAGCATATGTGGGGCTGCTATCCACAG GGGAGTAATCAGCATCTCAGGAGGACCTGTACGCATCTATAGCCTACCTGGCCGAGAAAACTATTCCTCTGTAGATGCCAATGGTATCCAGTCTCAGATGCTTTCCAGGTGGTCTGCTTCTTTCACAGTGACTA AAGGCAAAAGTGGTGCTCAGGAAGCCACAGGACAGGCAGTGTCCACAGCACGTCCATCAACAG GCAAACGACTAAAGAAAACACCAGAGAAGAAAACTGGCAATAAAG ACTGTAAAGCAGACATTGCCTTTCTGATTGATGGAAGTTTTAATATTGGGCAGCGCCGATTTAATTTACAGAAGAATTTTGTTGGGAaagtggctctgatgttgggaatTGGAACAGAGGGACCACACGTGGGTCTTGTTCAAGCCAG tgAACATCCCAAGATAGAGTTTTATTTGAAAAACTTCACATCAGCCAAAGATGTTTTGTTTGCCATAAAGGAAGTAGGTTTCAGAGGAGGTAATTCCAATACAG GCAAAGCCTTGAAGCATACTGCTCAGAAATTTTTCACAGCTGAcaatggagtgagaaaagggatccccaAAGTGGTGGTGGTGTTTATTGATGGTTGGCCTTCTGATGACATTGAGGAAGCAGGCATTGTGGCCAGAGAGTTTGGAGTCAATGTATTTATAGTTTCTGTGGCCAAACCTATCCCTGAAGAATTGGGGATGGTTCAGGATGTTGCATTTGTTGACAAG GCTGTCTGTCGGAATAATGGCTTCTTCTCTTACCATATGCCCAACTGGTTTGGCACCACAAAATATGTAAAGCCTCTGGTACAGAAGCTCTGTACTCATGAACAAATGATGTGCAGCAAGACCTGTTATAACTCAGTGAACATTGCCTTCCTAATTGATGGCTCCAGTAGTGTTGGAGATAGTAATTTCCGCCTGATGCTTGAATTTGTTTCCAACATAGCCAAGACTTTTGAAATCTCAGACATTGGTGCCAAGATAGCTGCTGTACAGTTCACTTACGATCAGCGCACAGAATTCAGTTTCACTGATTATAACACCAAGGAGAATATCCTTGCTGTTATTAGGAACATCCGCTATATGAGTGGTGGAACGGCCACTGGTGATGCCATTTCCTTTACTGTGAGAAATGTTTTTGGTCCTGTGAGGGACAGTCCCAACAAGAACTTCCTGGTAATTGTCACAGATGGGCAGTCCTATGATGATGTCCGAGGTCCTGCTGCTGCAGCACATGATGCAG GTATCACCATCTTCTCTGTTGGTGTGGCTTGGGCACCCCTGGATGACCTGAAAGATATGGCCTCTAAACCAAAGGAGTCACATGCTTTCTTCACAAGAGAGTTCACAGGATTAGAACCAATTGTTTCTGATATCATTAGAGGCATTTGTAGAGATTTCTTAGAATCCCAGCAATAA